A genomic segment from Limosilactobacillus sp. encodes:
- the phoU gene encoding phosphate signaling complex protein PhoU, with product MGAIFDDELKRLRGHFMEMGIDASEQIYQATKAFTDKNTALAHQVLSADSKLNDEEIHLEKQALKLMALQQPVATDFRKIISILKASSDIERLGDYATHIARAAINLSATVDDDQIEDRIERMMMIIRQMLERVMDAYVYTDEQQAYEVANEDLKVDLIYVQQQDAIMRALQRGTAVQSYGTYLAVIRYLERAGDHIVNLAEWIIYSGSGKLVELNPGKADPTMVKRELEEQSD from the coding sequence ATGGGTGCAATCTTTGACGACGAACTAAAGCGGCTGCGTGGACATTTCATGGAGATGGGAATCGACGCCAGCGAACAGATTTACCAGGCGACGAAGGCCTTCACCGATAAGAACACGGCCCTGGCCCACCAGGTTTTAAGTGCCGATAGTAAGCTGAACGACGAGGAGATCCACCTTGAAAAGCAGGCTTTGAAGCTGATGGCCCTCCAGCAGCCGGTGGCGACGGATTTCCGCAAGATTATCTCGATCCTTAAGGCCAGTTCGGACATCGAGCGGCTGGGGGACTATGCAACCCATATTGCCCGGGCGGCCATTAACCTGAGCGCGACTGTCGATGATGATCAGATTGAAGACCGGATTGAACGGATGATGATGATTATCCGCCAGATGCTGGAGCGGGTGATGGACGCCTACGTTTACACCGACGAGCAGCAGGCCTACGAGGTTGCCAACGAGGATTTGAAGGTTGACCTCATTTATGTCCAGCAGCAGGATGCCATCATGCGAGCCCTCCAGCGGGGGACGGCGGTGCAGAGCTATGGCACCTACCTGGCGGTAATTCGCTACTTGGAGCGGGCGGGGGACCACATCGTCAACCTCGCCGAGTGGATTATTTATAGTGGCTCCGGCAAGCTGGTGGAACTAAACCCTGGCAAGGCCGATCCAACGATGGTGAAACGGGAACTCGAAGAACAATCGGATTAA